ATCAGGTCTTTCTTATCTGGAGAAAATTTATGAACGGGACGAGTTCTGAGTTGAAGGAACAGGGGCGGCTTGCTCTTGAACGCGGCGCGGTCGAGATGGCCGAAAAGTGCCTGCGCAAAGCCCTGCAGCAGGCCGGTGACGATGCCGAAATCCCTTTGCTGCTCGCCGAGGCTCTCGCTGAAAACGAAAAATTGACGGAGTCCCGGCGGGTGCTTGAGAAGGCGGTCGCCACCTTTCCCGATGACATCGAGCTGATCTTCTCCCTGGGTGATACCTGTTTTGAACTGGGAGATGCCGCCGCGGCCCGCGGCTGCTACGAGCGGGTGATCGAGCTGGACCGGGAACAGGTGGACGCCTGGGTCAGCCTGGGACTTCTGCATTATCAGCAGGAAAATTACCAGCAGGCCCTGGTCTGCCACAAGCAGGCGCTCAACCTTGATCCGCAATCGGTTTTCGCTCTCAATTCCTACGGCGACGCCTGTTTCGCGCTGGGCGATGTTGCGGCGGCTGTTTCCGCCTATGAGAAGGTGACCGAACTGGAACCGGATGATCCCCAGGCCTACTACAACCTGGGTGAACTCTATTATGACGGCGGTGATCTGGACCGCGGCGAGAGCATGTGCCGCAAGACGCTGCAGCTCGATCCCGAGTTCGCCTTCGCCTGGCTGACGTTGGGAAATATCTGTCTTGACCGTGAGCAGGTTCGGGACGCAATCGCCGCTTTTGAAACATTCCTGCGCCTGGAGTCCGGCGATGAGGCCCGACAGATCCGTGACGAGGTGACGGCCGTGATCGCCGGTTTGAAAAGCTGAGGGAAGGAAGATGATTCATGGATTTGCCGTCCTGCTCGGATTCCAGTTTTTCGGCGAACTGCTGAGCCGCTGGAGCGGAATTCCGATTCCAGGCAATGTGATCGGTATGGCGTTGCTGCTGGCGGCCCTCGGTTGCGGCTGGGTGAAGCTGACCTGGATCGAGGAGGCGGCCGAATTGCTGTTGTCGCACCTGGCGCTTTTCTTTGTTCCGGCCGGTGTCGGGGTGATGGTCTATGGCGGCCTGATCGCCCGGGAGTGGCTGCCGATCAGTATCGCTACGGTTGTCAGCACCTTCGTGGTCATGGCGGTGACCGGTTGGGTCGCCAGCCTGCTGGACCGGGAAGGGGGCGAACATGCCGAGTGAGTTCTTTGCCACGCCGCTGTTCGGCATCACCCTGACGATTGTCGTCTACGCCCTGGCGCAGATGCTCTACCGCCGGACCGGGAGCCTTTTCTGCAACCCGGTGGCGCTCTCCATTCTCGGTATCATC
The genomic region above belongs to Geothermobacter hydrogeniphilus and contains:
- a CDS encoding tetratricopeptide repeat protein is translated as MNGTSSELKEQGRLALERGAVEMAEKCLRKALQQAGDDAEIPLLLAEALAENEKLTESRRVLEKAVATFPDDIELIFSLGDTCFELGDAAAARGCYERVIELDREQVDAWVSLGLLHYQQENYQQALVCHKQALNLDPQSVFALNSYGDACFALGDVAAAVSAYEKVTELEPDDPQAYYNLGELYYDGGDLDRGESMCRKTLQLDPEFAFAWLTLGNICLDREQVRDAIAAFETFLRLESGDEARQIRDEVTAVIAGLKS
- a CDS encoding CidA/LrgA family protein — its product is MIHGFAVLLGFQFFGELLSRWSGIPIPGNVIGMALLLAALGCGWVKLTWIEEAAELLLSHLALFFVPAGVGVMVYGGLIAREWLPISIATVVSTFVVMAVTGWVASLLDREGGEHAE